A genome region from Candidatus Methylomirabilota bacterium includes the following:
- a CDS encoding alkaline phosphatase D family protein: protein MIADMMSPDRRAFLKGVAALAATASIMRPRATWAQARPRFADHPFKLGVASGDPLPDGMVLWTRLAPDPLRGGGLPAESVIVQWEVAEDEGMRHVARKGSTVASADLGHSVHVEVDGLKPGRVYWYRFHAGAESSPVGRTRTAPAPGAPPERLRFAFASCQHWESGFYAGYRHMLDDDLDLICHLGDYIYEGSFRSPPVRRHDQPEAKDLETYRLRHALYKTDPDLRAAHAACPWVVTWDDHEVCNDYANDHSEYRGDPRTFLQRRAGAYQAYYEHMPLRRASLPRGPALHLYRALGWGGLADFFVLDNRQYRSVQPCGEGRRGGGQLVEATCMENVAAAQTMLGTTQEAWLFEGLRRAGSRWTILAQQQLMAALRQRDRNGAEAYWTDAWDGYAGARQRLLAHLRDARVPNPVVIGGDIHSYWVTDLQVEPREGAPVVASEFVGTSMTSPSIPYETFARFLPENPHVRFFESRQRGYVRCTVTADRWLTELRVLDNVADRRSAIGTLASFIVESGRPGPQRV from the coding sequence ATGATCGCGGACATGATGTCGCCTGATCGACGGGCGTTCCTCAAGGGCGTCGCCGCTCTCGCGGCCACCGCCTCGATCATGCGGCCGCGGGCAACCTGGGCGCAGGCGCGGCCCCGCTTCGCCGATCATCCTTTCAAGCTGGGCGTGGCCTCGGGCGATCCCCTCCCTGACGGCATGGTGCTCTGGACGCGGCTCGCGCCCGACCCCCTGCGGGGCGGCGGCTTGCCGGCGGAATCCGTGATCGTCCAGTGGGAGGTGGCCGAGGACGAGGGCATGAGGCACGTGGCGCGGAAGGGCTCCACGGTCGCCTCGGCCGATCTCGGTCATTCGGTGCACGTCGAGGTGGATGGCCTCAAGCCCGGGCGGGTGTACTGGTACCGCTTCCACGCCGGCGCGGAGTCCTCGCCGGTCGGCCGCACACGCACCGCACCCGCGCCGGGCGCGCCGCCCGAACGTCTGCGCTTCGCATTCGCGTCGTGCCAGCACTGGGAGTCCGGCTTCTACGCGGGCTATCGGCACATGCTGGACGACGACCTCGATCTCATCTGCCACCTTGGCGATTACATCTACGAGGGCTCGTTCCGGTCCCCGCCCGTGCGCCGGCACGATCAGCCCGAAGCGAAGGATCTCGAGACCTACCGGCTGCGGCACGCGCTGTACAAGACCGATCCCGACCTCCGCGCCGCGCACGCGGCCTGTCCCTGGGTCGTGACCTGGGACGATCACGAGGTCTGCAACGACTACGCCAACGACCACAGTGAGTATCGCGGCGACCCGCGGACCTTCCTCCAACGGCGCGCCGGCGCCTATCAGGCGTACTACGAGCACATGCCCCTGCGCCGCGCCTCCCTGCCCCGTGGGCCCGCCCTGCATCTCTACCGCGCGCTCGGCTGGGGCGGCCTGGCGGACTTCTTCGTGCTCGACAACCGCCAGTACCGCTCGGTGCAGCCCTGCGGCGAGGGGCGGCGCGGCGGCGGTCAGCTCGTCGAGGCGACGTGCATGGAGAATGTCGCGGCCGCGCAGACCATGCTGGGCACCACGCAGGAGGCGTGGCTCTTCGAGGGGCTTCGGCGCGCGGGCTCCCGCTGGACCATCCTGGCCCAGCAGCAGCTCATGGCCGCGCTGCGCCAGCGCGACCGGAATGGCGCGGAGGCGTACTGGACCGACGCCTGGGACGGCTATGCGGGGGCGCGGCAGCGGCTCCTCGCGCATCTCCGGGACGCGCGGGTGCCGAACCCGGTGGTCATCGGCGGCGACATTCACTCCTACTGGGTCACCGATCTCCAGGTGGAGCCGCGCGAGGGCGCACCGGTCGTCGCCAGCGAGTTCGTGGGCACCTCGATGACCTCGCCGAGCATCCCCTACGAGACCTTCGCCCGCTTTTTGCCGGAGAATCCGCACGTACGCTTCTTCGAGAGCCGCCAGCGCGGCTACGTGCGCTGCACGGTCACCGCGGACCGCTGGCTCACCGAGCTGCGCGTGCTCGACAACGTCGCCGACCGGCGATCGGCCATCGGCACGCTCGCGAGCTTCATTGTCGAGAGCGGACGGCCGGGGCCGCAGCGCGTCTAG
- a CDS encoding vitamin K epoxide reductase family protein has translation MPPRRVVSLPRRDPLIAMLALVGLAVAGYLAWLKWTGGTPLFCTAGTACDIVQASRYATILGAPTAFWGALAYAVILGLALVGFDRARWQAAFVVAAAGFGFSAYLTYLSLFELGAACVWCLASALIMTVLVIVLAARRPAPRASGAGLTVLGLVCAGLAVVAGAFIFAGAEAPVTPYQQALAQHLAKSGATFYGAFWCPHCQEQKALFGGAAGSLPYVECDPKGANAQPERCERAGVRVFPTWVIGAERREGVQSLEDLARVSAFKAP, from the coding sequence ATGCCTCCCCGCCGGGTCGTCAGTCTTCCGCGCCGCGATCCACTGATCGCCATGCTGGCCCTGGTCGGCCTCGCGGTGGCCGGCTACCTCGCCTGGCTCAAGTGGACCGGCGGCACGCCGCTCTTCTGCACTGCCGGCACGGCGTGTGACATCGTCCAGGCCAGCCGCTACGCGACCATCCTGGGTGCGCCCACCGCCTTCTGGGGGGCACTGGCGTACGCCGTGATCCTAGGCCTCGCCCTGGTCGGCTTCGATCGCGCGCGATGGCAAGCGGCGTTCGTGGTGGCGGCGGCCGGCTTCGGCTTCTCCGCCTACCTGACCTATCTCTCGCTGTTCGAGCTGGGTGCCGCGTGCGTCTGGTGCCTCGCGTCGGCGTTGATCATGACGGTGCTCGTGATCGTGCTGGCCGCGCGCCGTCCCGCGCCGCGGGCATCGGGCGCCGGGCTCACGGTGCTCGGCCTGGTGTGCGCCGGCCTCGCCGTGGTGGCCGGCGCCTTCATTTTCGCGGGCGCCGAGGCGCCGGTCACGCCGTATCAGCAGGCGCTGGCCCAGCACCTCGCGAAGTCGGGCGCCACGTTCTACGGAGCCTTCTGGTGCCCGCATTGCCAGGAGCAGAAGGCGCTGTTCGGCGGCGCGGCCGGCAGCCTGCCCTACGTGGAGTGCGATCCCAAGGGCGCCAACGCGCAGCCGGAACGCTGCGAGCGCGCGGGCGTGCGCGTGTTCCCCACCTGGGTGATCGGGGCCGAGCGCCGCGAGGGCGTGCAGTCCCTCGAGGATCTCGCGCGCGTGTCGGCCTTCAAGGCCCCCTAG
- a CDS encoding GntG family PLP-dependent aldolase, with protein sequence MSVPIQVDLFSDTVTRPTQEMRRFMCDAEVGDEQKFEDPTVNLLQEMVAELLGKEAALFLPSGTMCNEIAIRVHCRPGDEMIAHRTAHPIHYESGGPAALAGVNVRAVDGARGQYTAAAAEEAVRAPAVRYFPRSRLLWVEQTANLGGGSVWPLREIEAVTAVGRRHGLATHMDGARLMNAVVASGVAARDFAAPFDSAWIDFTKGLGAPVGAAIAGSREFIGEAWRLKQQMGGAMRQAGIIAAGGVFALRHHVKRLAEDHTNAKRLAEGLAALPGVRLDPKDVETNLVFFDLTGPLDANTVVEHLLARGIRMGAMGARTIRAVTHLDVSAAQVEQTLEAARAVLGGGR encoded by the coding sequence ATGAGCGTGCCGATCCAGGTCGATCTCTTCAGCGACACCGTGACCCGCCCCACCCAGGAGATGCGCCGCTTCATGTGCGACGCCGAAGTGGGTGACGAGCAGAAGTTCGAGGATCCGACGGTGAACCTGCTCCAGGAGATGGTGGCCGAGCTCCTGGGGAAGGAGGCCGCGCTCTTCCTCCCCTCGGGGACCATGTGCAACGAGATCGCCATCCGGGTGCACTGCCGCCCGGGCGACGAGATGATCGCGCACCGCACCGCGCACCCCATCCACTACGAGTCGGGCGGCCCCGCCGCGCTGGCCGGCGTGAACGTGCGCGCCGTCGACGGAGCCCGGGGGCAGTATACCGCCGCCGCCGCCGAAGAGGCGGTGCGGGCGCCCGCCGTCCGCTACTTCCCGCGCAGCCGGCTCCTCTGGGTGGAGCAGACGGCCAACCTCGGCGGCGGCAGCGTGTGGCCCCTTCGCGAGATCGAGGCGGTCACCGCGGTGGGGCGGCGCCACGGCCTCGCTACCCACATGGACGGCGCGCGGCTCATGAACGCGGTGGTGGCGAGCGGCGTCGCCGCGCGCGACTTCGCCGCGCCGTTCGACTCGGCGTGGATCGACTTCACCAAGGGCCTCGGCGCGCCCGTGGGCGCCGCCATCGCGGGCTCGCGCGAGTTCATCGGCGAGGCCTGGCGGCTCAAACAGCAGATGGGCGGGGCCATGCGCCAGGCCGGCATCATCGCCGCCGGGGGCGTCTTCGCCCTGCGGCACCATGTGAAGCGGCTGGCCGAGGATCACACCAACGCCAAGCGACTGGCCGAGGGCCTCGCCGCGCTGCCCGGCGTGCGCCTCGATCCCAAGGACGTGGAGACCAATCTCGTCTTCTTCGACCTCACGGGGCCGCTCGACGCCAACACCGTGGTGGAGCACCTGCTCGCGCGCGGGATCCGGATGGGCGCGATGGGCGCGCGGACGATCCGCGCGGTCACCCATCTCGACGTGAGCGCGGCGCAGGTCGAGCAAACGCTCGAGGCGGCGCGCGCGGTGCTGGGAGGGGGGCGATGA
- a CDS encoding cupin domain-containing protein has protein sequence MSPSEPHRGHAVVVQPGEGPSYWQPVPANGHADPALYPESTRYAGLSMGYQSIAPGGRVREHSHGDQVELQICFRGKGRVVVDGRSHPLVPGTACFLGMDVKHEIINEGTDDLVMMWIVAPHGLEHFFKAIGRPRRPGEPAPEPFARPTDVVAIERALGMNDTA, from the coding sequence ATGAGCCCCAGCGAGCCCCATCGCGGTCACGCGGTGGTGGTACAGCCGGGCGAGGGACCGTCGTACTGGCAGCCCGTGCCCGCCAACGGCCACGCCGACCCTGCCCTCTATCCGGAGAGCACGCGCTACGCGGGTCTCTCCATGGGCTATCAGTCCATCGCGCCGGGCGGGCGAGTGCGGGAGCACTCGCACGGCGATCAGGTGGAGCTACAGATCTGCTTCCGGGGCAAGGGCCGCGTGGTGGTGGACGGCCGTTCGCACCCGCTCGTCCCCGGCACCGCCTGCTTCCTCGGCATGGACGTGAAGCACGAGATCATCAACGAGGGCACGGACGACCTCGTGATGATGTGGATCGTCGCGCCTCACGGCCTCGAGCACTTCTTCAAGGCCATCGGCCGCCCCCGCCGGCCGGGCGAGCCCGCGCCCGAGCCCTTCGCGCGCCCGACCGACGTCGTGGCCATCGAGCGCGCGCTGGGAATGAACGACACGGCGTAG
- a CDS encoding MaoC family dehydratase: MLVVETPQELSKHVGETLGPSSWVTVDQAMIDKFAEATGDHQWIHVDVERAKRELPGGKTIAHGYLTLSLLPRMMPELLKVTKRSRGVNYGSNKVRFVTPVPAGARVRLRSTLKAVDPVEGNGVRLTFESVIEVEGKDRPAMVAETLGIQYA, encoded by the coding sequence ATGCTGGTCGTCGAGACGCCGCAGGAGCTCAGCAAGCACGTCGGGGAGACGCTCGGTCCGTCGTCCTGGGTCACGGTGGACCAGGCCATGATCGACAAGTTCGCCGAGGCCACCGGCGATCATCAGTGGATTCACGTGGACGTGGAGCGCGCCAAGCGCGAGCTGCCCGGCGGCAAGACCATCGCCCACGGCTATCTCACGCTATCGCTGCTCCCGCGGATGATGCCGGAGCTCCTGAAGGTGACCAAGCGCTCACGGGGCGTGAACTACGGCTCGAACAAGGTGCGCTTCGTGACGCCGGTGCCGGCGGGCGCGCGGGTGCGGCTGCGCTCCACCCTGAAGGCCGTCGACCCCGTCGAGGGCAACGGCGTGCGGCTAACCTTCGAGTCCGTGATCGAGGTCGAGGGGAAGGACCGCCCTGCGATGGTCGCGGAGACGCTCGGCATCCAGTACGCCTGA
- a CDS encoding amidase has protein sequence MTIDPVWMPLRELAGHVRARRVSPVDLTEIFLARLEKIGPRYNAVVTVTRERALAEARRAEQEIAAGRYRGPLHGIPYGAKDLLATGGGIPTSWGAGPFKGQQFAEDATVIQRLSAAGAVLCAKLAMIELAGGMGYRQPNASFTGPVTTPWSRDAWSGGSSSGSGAAVSAGLVPFAIGSETWGSILSPSGNCGITGLRPTYGRVSRHGAMALCWTLDKLGPMALSADDCGLVLEAIAGVDPADPTTSARPYRYAVEDGPRRFRFGVLANALDGVSEDMLAAYRRSLDLLRELGTVEDTALPDLPWEAAIRIILQGEAASAFDEFIETGGVAGLTAPEDHFMPYARDAVLAKDYVKATRVRGMMAREIDRIFERFDVLVAPGRLTVATPLGQEFRGGMRGTSRDIMGAVGNGAGLPGLIVPNGFGERGLPTSLQLMGRAWEENTLLAAGRAIQARTDWHTKHPPVED, from the coding sequence ATGACCATCGATCCCGTCTGGATGCCGCTCCGCGAGCTGGCCGGGCACGTGCGCGCGCGGCGCGTGTCGCCGGTGGATCTCACGGAGATCTTCCTCGCCCGGCTCGAGAAGATCGGCCCGCGCTACAACGCCGTCGTGACGGTGACGCGGGAGCGCGCGCTCGCCGAGGCCCGGCGCGCCGAGCAGGAGATCGCGGCGGGCCGCTACCGCGGGCCGCTCCACGGCATTCCCTACGGCGCGAAGGATCTCCTCGCCACCGGCGGCGGCATTCCCACCAGCTGGGGCGCCGGCCCGTTCAAGGGCCAGCAGTTCGCCGAGGACGCAACGGTGATCCAGCGGCTCAGCGCGGCCGGCGCCGTGCTCTGCGCCAAGCTCGCGATGATCGAGCTGGCGGGCGGCATGGGCTATCGCCAGCCCAACGCGTCGTTCACCGGGCCCGTCACCACCCCGTGGAGCCGCGATGCGTGGAGCGGCGGCTCGTCCTCCGGCTCGGGCGCGGCGGTGTCCGCGGGCCTCGTCCCGTTCGCCATCGGGTCGGAGACCTGGGGCTCGATCCTCTCGCCGTCGGGAAACTGCGGCATCACCGGGCTGCGCCCGACGTACGGGCGGGTGAGCCGTCACGGCGCGATGGCCCTCTGCTGGACCCTCGACAAGCTGGGGCCCATGGCCCTCAGCGCGGACGACTGTGGGCTGGTGCTCGAGGCCATCGCGGGCGTGGACCCGGCTGATCCCACCACGAGCGCGCGCCCGTATCGCTACGCCGTGGAGGACGGCCCGCGGCGCTTCCGCTTCGGCGTGCTCGCCAACGCCCTCGACGGGGTGAGCGAGGACATGCTGGCGGCCTATCGCCGCTCGCTGGATCTCCTGCGCGAGCTCGGCACGGTGGAGGACACCGCGCTGCCCGATCTGCCGTGGGAGGCGGCGATCCGCATCATCCTCCAAGGCGAGGCGGCAAGCGCCTTCGACGAGTTCATCGAGACCGGCGGAGTCGCCGGGCTCACCGCGCCCGAGGACCACTTCATGCCCTACGCGCGCGACGCCGTGCTCGCCAAGGATTACGTGAAGGCCACGCGCGTGCGCGGCATGATGGCGCGCGAGATCGACCGGATCTTCGAGCGCTTTGACGTGCTCGTGGCGCCGGGCCGGCTCACCGTGGCCACGCCCCTCGGCCAGGAGTTCCGCGGCGGCATGCGCGGCACGTCCCGCGACATCATGGGCGCCGTGGGCAATGGCGCGGGCCTGCCCGGCCTGATCGTGCCCAACGGCTTCGGCGAGCGCGGGCTGCCCACGAGCCTCCAGCTCATGGGCCGCGCCTGGGAGGAGAACACGTTGCTCGCCGCCGGCCGCGCCATCCAGGCGCGGACGGACTGGCATACCAAGCATCCACCCGTGGAGGACTAG
- a CDS encoding RNA methyltransferase yields the protein MASVETIEHPDDPRLADYREIRDAARRLRDGTFIAEGREVVRRLLSAGRYQARSALLTPPALDALRAPLMAAGVPIYLVRQDIVKAIVGIEFHHGCLAVGERGVEPSAEAVLVEARGAPVVVLEDLGDASNVGSIFRNALALGAGATLLSPGTADPLYRKSIRVSAGAALALPFARLPDWPRELKRLRDAGYTLLALTPRAEARDIGAASAHFPRTARVALMLGTEGRGLTEDALAAADLQVRIPMAAGMDSLNVATAAAVGLHVLSRLG from the coding sequence ATGGCGAGCGTCGAGACCATCGAGCACCCCGACGATCCGCGGCTCGCGGACTACCGCGAGATTCGCGACGCCGCGCGCCGGCTCCGCGACGGCACCTTCATCGCCGAGGGCCGCGAGGTAGTGCGCCGGCTGCTGTCGGCGGGCCGCTATCAGGCGCGCTCCGCGTTGCTCACGCCGCCCGCCCTGGACGCGCTTCGGGCGCCGCTCATGGCGGCCGGCGTGCCGATCTATCTCGTGCGCCAGGACATCGTGAAGGCGATCGTGGGGATCGAGTTTCACCACGGCTGCCTCGCGGTGGGCGAGCGCGGCGTGGAGCCCTCGGCGGAGGCCGTGCTCGTGGAGGCGCGCGGCGCCCCGGTGGTCGTGCTCGAGGATCTGGGCGACGCGAGCAACGTGGGCTCGATCTTCCGCAACGCGCTCGCTCTCGGGGCCGGGGCGACGCTGCTCTCGCCCGGAACGGCGGATCCCCTCTATCGGAAAAGTATTCGCGTATCGGCCGGCGCGGCCCTGGCCCTGCCGTTCGCCCGCCTGCCCGACTGGCCGCGCGAGCTCAAGCGCCTCCGCGACGCGGGCTATACCCTGCTCGCCCTGACTCCGCGGGCGGAAGCGCGGGACATCGGCGCAGCGAGCGCCCATTTTCCGCGGACCGCGCGCGTCGCCCTCATGCTCGGCACCGAGGGACGCGGCCTCACCGAGGACGCGCTCGCCGCCGCCGATCTCCAGGTGCGCATCCCGATGGCAGCGGGGATGGACTCGCTCAACGTGGCGACCGCCGCGGCGGTCGGCCTCCACGTGCTGTCCAGGCTCGGCTAG
- a CDS encoding cyclic nucleotide-binding domain-containing protein, translated as MAAPERRIAGMPSRTFERGAAVFRQGDVGPREAYLVHEGTIEVRRRVGDEERTLRMLRKGDLLGEVALFGHAPHSATAVALERAVLLVIAADRLERLVRTKPALALALIRQLARMASATEDAGRRTSGR; from the coding sequence ATGGCCGCTCCCGAGCGCCGGATCGCCGGCATGCCGTCGAGGACGTTCGAGCGCGGGGCCGCCGTCTTCCGTCAGGGGGATGTCGGGCCGCGCGAGGCCTACCTGGTGCACGAGGGCACGATCGAGGTGCGTCGCCGGGTCGGCGACGAGGAACGGACGCTGCGCATGCTCAGGAAGGGCGACCTCCTGGGCGAGGTCGCGCTCTTCGGCCACGCGCCACACTCCGCCACCGCGGTCGCCCTCGAGCGCGCCGTCCTGCTCGTCATCGCCGCCGACCGTCTCGAGCGTCTCGTGCGGACGAAGCCGGCGCTGGCACTCGCCCTCATCCGGCAGCTCGCGCGGATGGCGTCCGCAACCGAGGACGCAGGCCGCCGAACGTCCGGGCGCTAG
- a CDS encoding DinB family protein, with product MLSAVEFIQLGLKRLHASLDKSLVDLTPEQLHAVPAGHPKANTIAWGLWHYARTEDNVVRYLLQDRRPTVWGEGGYAEKLGLPPVAQGTGMTVAEAQGLRIKDLALFKDYVARVWASTDELLARPDRDTVLGKTIMVKPLGEMPGIVALGTVCLTHGMTHFGEIELARTLVGAAPAAGV from the coding sequence ATGCTCAGCGCCGTCGAGTTCATCCAGCTCGGTCTCAAGCGCCTTCACGCCTCGCTCGACAAGTCGCTCGTCGACCTCACGCCCGAGCAGCTCCACGCCGTCCCGGCGGGGCACCCCAAGGCCAACACCATCGCGTGGGGCCTCTGGCACTACGCGCGCACCGAGGACAACGTGGTCCGCTACCTCCTCCAGGACCGGCGGCCGACGGTGTGGGGCGAGGGAGGCTACGCGGAGAAGCTCGGCCTGCCGCCGGTGGCCCAGGGGACGGGCATGACGGTCGCAGAAGCGCAGGGGCTGCGCATCAAGGACCTCGCCCTCTTCAAGGACTACGTGGCGAGGGTGTGGGCGAGCACCGACGAGCTCCTGGCGCGGCCCGACCGTGACACCGTCCTGGGCAAGACCATCATGGTGAAGCCGCTCGGCGAGATGCCGGGCATCGTCGCGCTGGGCACGGTGTGCCTCACGCACGGCATGACCCACTTCGGGGAGATCGAGCTCGCGCGCACCCTGGTCGGCGCCGCGCCAGCCGCGGGCGTCTAG
- a CDS encoding 2-dehydropantoate 2-reductase, translated as MRIGIIGAGAIGCVVGGLLAKVGEDVTLVDQWPEHVETMRAKGLRLSGTCGEHVVPVRALHIHELQQVAEPFDAVFVAVKSYDTEWATAMGVAYLKPDGVVVDFQNGINDHRVAAVAGRERTLGCVILISAGMYEPGHAMRTDAGKSAFKIGEHDGRITPRAQRLAQMLSAIAPAEATANLWGERWSKLALNCMVNPVSGLSGYGTAEVRLDPAMRRLAVFLGAEAITVGRAAGFEVEPIWGIATQRFVDAAAGKGLAEVEAAVSADAASRRGGRPSMLQDVMRGRRTEVEHLNGYVANEGQRLGVPAPLNAAVVEVFRAHGATVKPDPAHLEPLYRLIPGGVPRA; from the coding sequence ATGCGGATCGGGATCATCGGGGCGGGCGCGATCGGGTGCGTGGTGGGTGGGCTGCTCGCGAAGGTGGGCGAGGACGTCACGCTGGTGGATCAGTGGCCGGAGCACGTGGAGACGATGCGCGCCAAGGGGCTGCGCCTCTCCGGCACCTGCGGCGAACACGTGGTGCCGGTGCGCGCGCTCCACATCCACGAACTCCAGCAGGTGGCCGAGCCTTTCGACGCAGTGTTCGTGGCCGTGAAGTCGTATGACACCGAGTGGGCCACGGCGATGGGCGTCGCGTACCTCAAGCCGGACGGCGTGGTGGTGGATTTCCAGAATGGCATCAACGATCACCGGGTGGCCGCGGTGGCGGGGCGCGAGCGCACGCTCGGCTGCGTGATCCTCATCAGCGCGGGGATGTACGAGCCCGGCCACGCCATGCGCACGGACGCGGGCAAGTCGGCCTTCAAGATCGGCGAGCACGACGGGCGCATCACGCCGCGCGCCCAGCGGCTCGCGCAGATGCTGTCCGCCATCGCGCCCGCCGAGGCCACCGCCAATCTCTGGGGCGAGCGCTGGTCCAAGCTGGCGCTGAACTGCATGGTGAATCCGGTGTCGGGGCTCTCCGGCTACGGCACCGCGGAGGTGCGCCTCGATCCCGCGATGCGCCGCCTCGCCGTGTTCCTGGGCGCCGAGGCCATCACGGTGGGTCGCGCGGCGGGCTTCGAGGTGGAGCCCATCTGGGGCATCGCGACCCAGCGCTTCGTCGACGCCGCCGCCGGCAAGGGCCTGGCCGAGGTGGAGGCCGCGGTGTCCGCGGACGCCGCGAGCCGCCGAGGGGGCCGCCCGTCCATGCTGCAGGACGTGATGCGCGGGCGCCGCACCGAGGTCGAGCATCTCAACGGTTACGTCGCCAACGAAGGACAGCGCCTCGGCGTCCCCGCGCCGCTCAATGCGGCGGTGGTGGAGGTGTTCCGCGCCCACGGCGCCACCGTGAAACCGGATCCGGCGCATCTAGAGCCGCTCTATCGCCTCATCCCCGGCGGGGTGCCACGCGCATGA
- a CDS encoding mandelate racemase/muconate lactonizing enzyme family protein, which translates to MKIAAIETLHADGGWRNFDFVKLTTDSGIVGWSEYNENFGGPGGVTGMVEALTPSLLGKDARAWEAQVALMYALRRQATGGVVQQAIGAIENALLDAKARALGIPVYELLGGPLRERIRLYWSHCATYRVGNRAKDMQLPPIRTLDDIAKMGKEVVAKGYTALKTNVLLLGGEQSSGYVPGFARSAGFPELNADRHIQQAIREQLAAFREGTGPDMDILVDLNFNYKTEGFLAMARAMEPFDLFWVEMDTRDARALHYVRSRTKIPVASCECLFGRRDYRPFFEQQSVDVAIVDTPWNGVAEGLKIATMAEAYEVNVAPHNFYGHLATMMNAHWSAVVPNLRIMEIDPDVVPWYHDLVTAKPDIKDGYLTIPRGPGWGTEVNEAAVRAHPGR; encoded by the coding sequence ATGAAGATCGCCGCGATCGAGACCCTTCACGCCGACGGCGGCTGGCGCAACTTCGACTTCGTCAAGCTGACGACGGACTCGGGCATCGTGGGCTGGAGCGAATACAACGAGAACTTCGGGGGGCCCGGCGGCGTCACGGGGATGGTCGAGGCCCTCACGCCCTCGCTGCTGGGCAAGGACGCGCGGGCATGGGAGGCGCAGGTGGCGCTGATGTACGCGCTGCGGCGCCAAGCCACGGGCGGCGTGGTGCAGCAGGCCATCGGCGCCATCGAGAACGCGCTGCTGGATGCCAAGGCCCGCGCCCTCGGGATCCCGGTGTACGAATTGCTCGGCGGGCCCCTGCGCGAGCGCATCCGCCTCTACTGGTCCCACTGCGCGACCTATCGCGTCGGCAACCGCGCGAAGGACATGCAGCTCCCACCCATCCGCACGTTGGACGACATCGCGAAGATGGGCAAGGAAGTGGTGGCCAAGGGCTACACGGCGCTCAAGACCAATGTGCTGCTGCTGGGCGGGGAGCAGTCCTCGGGCTACGTGCCGGGCTTCGCCCGGAGCGCGGGGTTCCCGGAGCTCAACGCGGACCGCCATATCCAGCAGGCGATCCGCGAGCAGCTCGCCGCCTTCCGCGAGGGCACCGGACCTGACATGGACATCCTGGTGGACCTCAACTTCAACTACAAGACGGAGGGCTTCCTCGCCATGGCGCGCGCCATGGAGCCCTTCGATCTCTTCTGGGTGGAGATGGACACGCGCGATGCGCGGGCCCTCCACTACGTGCGCAGTCGCACCAAGATTCCCGTGGCCTCCTGCGAGTGTCTGTTCGGCCGGCGCGACTATCGCCCGTTCTTCGAGCAGCAGTCCGTGGACGTAGCCATCGTGGACACACCCTGGAACGGCGTGGCCGAGGGCCTGAAGATCGCGACCATGGCGGAGGCGTACGAGGTGAACGTGGCCCCGCACAACTTCTACGGCCACCTCGCGACCATGATGAACGCCCACTGGAGCGCGGTGGTACCGAACCTCCGCATCATGGAGATCGACCCCGACGTGGTGCCCTGGTACCACGACCTGGTGACGGCGAAGCCCGACATAAAGGATGGCTACCTCACCATCCCGCGCGGGCCCGGCTGGGGCACCGAGGTGAACGAGGCCGCGGTGCGGGCGCATCCGGGGCGCTGA